One Nostoc sp. UHCC 0302 DNA window includes the following coding sequences:
- a CDS encoding family 10 glycosylhydrolase: MSRQNKKPNGCGCSNIPFSLIILILGGGYWWFSHKGNLDISKLLPKNQQISIPILNPTPTTSSTPTQTTSLTPTPSLSSTPNSAPYNKQALIKTITPQKAPLAQTPWEKKVIRGIYLSRYQVTNNADEKTIRERVRYYHSQGINTIIHGVWGNGCTMYNSDVMQQTLGYKSCPNQFQERWLDWLIDEAHKQGMQVHAYFEKGIKIDKNSPIFDLAIARKWIVPGVDKTYAGIDHYVLDVEIPEVANFFKNVLVEFVKKYPNIDAVQWDDYLGYYAELPGKVDRTANLTNFVRQMSTSMKKANSSVSFDICHHNPYWAKKYFAADWERWGVDRVFIQAYNDGNFVEELNYAQQYAGVAITDRQLGRLKELVENPKIKSILVFPFSGNPEKTVSNLKNSM, from the coding sequence ATGTCACGCCAAAATAAAAAGCCAAATGGATGTGGATGCTCTAATATTCCGTTTTCTCTAATCATACTGATATTAGGAGGTGGTTATTGGTGGTTTAGTCATAAAGGAAATCTAGATATCAGCAAGCTTTTACCGAAGAATCAACAAATAAGCATTCCGATTTTAAATCCAACTCCAACTACTTCTTCAACCCCAACTCAGACTACTTCTTTAACTCCTACTCCCTCTTTATCAAGTACTCCAAATTCTGCTCCCTATAATAAGCAAGCTTTAATTAAAACAATAACACCTCAAAAAGCACCATTAGCTCAAACTCCTTGGGAGAAGAAAGTAATTAGAGGAATTTATTTAAGCCGCTACCAAGTAACCAATAATGCTGATGAAAAAACGATTCGTGAAAGAGTTCGTTATTATCACTCTCAAGGAATTAATACAATTATTCATGGAGTTTGGGGGAACGGATGTACGATGTACAATAGCGATGTTATGCAGCAAACGCTAGGGTATAAAAGTTGCCCAAACCAGTTTCAAGAGCGATGGTTAGATTGGTTGATTGATGAAGCGCATAAACAAGGGATGCAAGTTCACGCTTATTTTGAGAAGGGTATTAAAATAGATAAAAATAGTCCGATTTTTGATTTGGCGATCGCCCGAAAATGGATTGTCCCAGGAGTGGATAAAACCTACGCTGGAATCGATCATTATGTACTTGATGTAGAGATACCTGAAGTTGCTAATTTTTTTAAAAATGTCTTAGTAGAGTTTGTCAAAAAATATCCTAATATTGACGCAGTTCAATGGGATGATTATCTAGGTTATTATGCTGAATTACCTGGGAAAGTTGACCGCACCGCAAATTTAACTAATTTTGTGCGACAAATGTCAACCTCTATGAAAAAAGCTAATTCTTCGGTAAGTTTTGATATTTGTCATCATAACCCCTATTGGGCTAAAAAATATTTTGCGGCTGACTGGGAGAGATGGGGTGTGGATCGCGTATTTATTCAAGCTTATAATGATGGTAATTTTGTTGAGGAATTAAATTACGCTCAACAATATGCTGGAGTTGCAATTACAGATCGGCAATTGGGTCGTTTAAAAGAATTAGTTGAGAACCCAAAAATCAAAAGTATCTTAGTTTTTCCGTTTTCAGGAAACCCAGAAAAAACAGTTTCTAACTTAAAAAACTCGATGTGA
- a CDS encoding DUF2171 domain-containing protein, with protein sequence MDVSQIKEHLPVYAEGPGGLEGASDTHIGNIDSVEGGKYVKLTKNNAPDGQHHWFPVDWVRAVDERAVYLTKTVDEVAEELLNEQPAGV encoded by the coding sequence ATGGACGTATCACAGATTAAAGAACATTTGCCAGTCTATGCAGAAGGCCCAGGTGGTTTAGAAGGGGCATCTGACACACATATTGGGAATATTGACTCCGTGGAGGGAGGCAAGTACGTCAAGTTGACGAAGAATAATGCTCCTGATGGTCAACACCACTGGTTTCCTGTTGACTGGGTAAGGGCAGTAGATGAACGAGCCGTTTACCTCACAAAAACGGTGGACGAGGTGGCAGAAGAATTGCTTAATGAACAACCTGCTGGTGTTTAA
- a CDS encoding NAD(P)/FAD-dependent oxidoreductase, protein MTNDKKDIDVIVIGSGIGGLCTAGLLARYGKRVIVYESHTIPGGAAHSFRRRGFEFDSGPSFYCGLSDPQSLNPLKQILDILGESIQVIPYDPLGHYHFPEGTFAVYSNAERYHHEVHKITPKGARELQQFEERLLGLYEVMRDIPTLALRADWQVILILLRRYLPTLAKILPYLPLVQASVGNVMDATVQDPWVRRLIDLECFLLSGLKAHGTIAPEVAFMLGERSRAGVEYPLGGSAAIVKALVRGLERWGGQLRLGCHVEQILVESGKAVGVKLQKGEVVQAPVVISNATIWDTYNHLLRAEDLPAFDRQVALETPAVESFMHLHLGIRADDLENLTGHHVVIHDSSQDITAPGNTCMISIPSVWDATLAPEGNHVVHAYTLEPYTGWGRNDRYEEKKQQKAKSLYRALEKIIPNIRDRVVLELIGTPLTHAHYLRRYQGTYGPAIAAGKGMFPSTHTPIKGLYRVGDSTMPGIGVPAVAASGILCANTLVHPQQTAKLLENFRY, encoded by the coding sequence ATGACAAATGACAAAAAAGATATTGATGTCATAGTTATTGGGAGTGGTATCGGCGGACTATGTACAGCTGGGTTACTTGCTCGTTATGGAAAGCGAGTTATTGTGTATGAAAGTCACACAATTCCTGGAGGTGCTGCCCATAGTTTTAGACGGCGAGGATTTGAATTTGATTCTGGCCCCTCCTTTTATTGTGGACTGAGTGATCCCCAGAGTTTGAATCCTCTAAAACAAATTCTGGATATTTTGGGCGAATCCATTCAAGTTATACCTTATGATCCGTTAGGACACTACCACTTTCCTGAAGGTACTTTTGCAGTTTATAGCAATGCTGAGCGTTATCATCATGAGGTGCATAAAATTACGCCCAAAGGTGCTAGAGAACTCCAGCAGTTTGAAGAACGCTTGTTAGGGTTATACGAGGTAATGAGAGACATTCCTACCCTAGCACTGAGGGCAGATTGGCAAGTGATTTTGATTTTGTTAAGACGTTATCTACCCACTTTAGCAAAAATACTACCTTACTTGCCGCTTGTCCAGGCTTCTGTTGGTAATGTAATGGATGCAACAGTGCAAGACCCTTGGGTACGAAGGCTCATCGATTTGGAATGCTTTCTACTTTCTGGTTTAAAGGCACATGGCACGATCGCTCCAGAGGTTGCTTTTATGTTAGGCGAACGCTCTCGCGCTGGAGTCGAATATCCTTTAGGAGGCAGTGCGGCAATAGTTAAGGCTTTAGTACGAGGATTAGAACGCTGGGGTGGTCAGTTACGATTAGGATGTCATGTCGAGCAAATTCTGGTGGAATCGGGTAAAGCTGTTGGTGTGAAATTGCAAAAGGGTGAAGTTGTCCAAGCGCCTGTAGTGATTTCTAATGCGACAATTTGGGACACTTACAATCACTTATTACGTGCAGAAGATTTACCTGCATTTGACCGTCAAGTTGCCTTAGAGACACCAGCAGTTGAAAGCTTTATGCATTTACACTTAGGTATTCGGGCAGATGATTTGGAAAATTTGACGGGACATCATGTGGTAATTCATGATTCTAGTCAAGATATCACTGCACCAGGTAATACTTGCATGATATCGATTCCCAGTGTGTGGGATGCGACTTTAGCGCCAGAGGGTAATCATGTAGTTCATGCTTACACACTCGAACCTTATACTGGCTGGGGACGGAATGATCGATATGAAGAGAAGAAACAGCAAAAGGCAAAATCTTTATATCGGGCTTTAGAAAAGATTATCCCTAATATTCGCGATCGCGTCGTTTTAGAACTTATCGGTACACCGCTAACTCATGCCCATTATCTGCGGCGTTATCAAGGAACTTATGGCCCTGCAATCGCAGCGGGAAAGGGTATGTTTCCTAGCACACACACACCAATTAAGGGTTTGTATCGCGTCGGTGACAGCACCATGCCAGGAATTGGTGTGCCTGCCGTAGCGGCATCTGGCATTTTGTGTGCTAATACTTTAGTACATCCACAGCAGACAGCAAAATTGTTGGAAAATTTCAGGTATTAA
- a CDS encoding ABC transporter ATP-binding protein: MTEPLIELKGVSKSFGSHKVLDNVDLTIYRGEALGIIGPSGTGKSTILRLIAGLMAPDEGEIYVQGVRRNGLIEDGSDPIGIGMVFQQAALFDSLTVEENVGFLLYQNSKLMRSRIRDLVKEKLDMVGLPGTDNLYPAELSGGMRKRVSFARAIMSNPDNPKDTPEILLYDEPTAGLDPIASTVIEDLIRYLQCTQGVCGTYVIVTHQESTIRRTSDRLIFLYEGKVQWQGTVSEMDSTEHPLIRQFVSGSVHGPIQVVG, encoded by the coding sequence ATGACTGAACCATTAATTGAACTGAAAGGTGTTTCTAAGTCCTTTGGTAGCCATAAAGTTTTAGATAATGTTGATTTGACAATTTACCGAGGAGAAGCGCTAGGGATTATTGGGCCTTCAGGGACTGGGAAATCGACTATTTTACGGTTAATCGCGGGGTTAATGGCTCCCGATGAAGGAGAAATTTATGTGCAAGGAGTACGGCGCAACGGTTTGATTGAGGATGGTAGCGACCCGATTGGCATTGGTATGGTATTTCAACAAGCGGCATTATTTGATTCGTTAACAGTGGAGGAGAATGTAGGGTTTTTACTTTATCAAAACTCTAAACTAATGCGATCGCGCATTCGAGATTTGGTAAAAGAAAAACTGGATATGGTAGGTTTGCCAGGAACAGACAATCTCTACCCAGCGGAACTTTCTGGAGGAATGCGAAAACGGGTAAGTTTTGCTCGTGCGATTATGTCTAATCCTGATAATCCCAAAGACACCCCGGAAATTTTACTATACGATGAACCAACAGCTGGACTTGATCCAATTGCCTCAACTGTGATAGAAGATTTAATCCGCTATTTGCAATGCACACAAGGAGTTTGTGGTACTTATGTGATCGTTACCCACCAAGAAAGTACGATACGGCGTACATCAGACAGGCTTATCTTTCTCTATGAAGGTAAAGTGCAGTGGCAGGGTACAGTTAGTGAGATGGATAGCACAGAGCATCCGTTGATCAGACAATTTGTTAGTGGGAGTGTACACGGCCCAATTCAGGTAGTTGGCTAA
- a CDS encoding MlaD family protein, with amino-acid sequence MREITSRFASARTFREGSVGLLLLLGLGVFGLIFLWLNRYTTGRSSYKAIVEFANAGGMQRGAPVRYRGVKVGSISKVEPGPNAVEVQIEIAQADLIIPRNVVVEANQSGLISESIIDITPKGTIPPGVTVAKPLERNCDSNLIVCNGSRLKGQIGISVDDLIRSSTDLATTYTNPKFYNNVNRVLETTTGAASSFTELSQDIQGLTKSLRQQLNTFSATANTVQRSTNKLSASSAQTVEQFGVTAKEFSLTANQARRLLGNIDNLLTTNRSSLVGALNNITETSNQLRVTVNSLSPTVNRLNQGQLLQNLETLSTNAAQASANLRDASKTLNDPKNIVLLQQTLDSARVTFENTQKLTSDLDELTGDPAFRQNLRQLVNGLSTLVSSTQEMQQQTQVATTLDSVKVAVSKPNTIITRPTPNQRAIIQQQVQVATTLDSVKAPVNKSNAVIPTVTPTQQTFTTNPASTTFNSAGTKEQPIVTPSTANSSQEDLLKQLREYGKQREQDTGK; translated from the coding sequence ATGCGAGAAATTACAAGCCGCTTCGCATCTGCGCGAACATTTAGAGAAGGGTCTGTGGGGTTGCTACTCCTTCTAGGACTTGGAGTATTTGGATTAATCTTTCTATGGCTTAATAGATACACTACTGGTCGTAGTTCATATAAAGCTATTGTAGAATTTGCCAACGCTGGCGGAATGCAAAGGGGAGCGCCAGTTCGTTATCGTGGCGTTAAAGTCGGCAGTATTTCCAAGGTTGAACCAGGGCCAAACGCCGTGGAAGTGCAAATTGAAATTGCCCAAGCTGACCTAATTATCCCCCGTAATGTGGTGGTGGAGGCTAATCAAAGCGGATTGATTAGCGAAAGCATTATCGACATCACACCAAAAGGGACGATACCTCCAGGGGTTACTGTTGCTAAACCGCTAGAGAGAAATTGCGACTCTAATCTCATTGTTTGTAATGGGTCACGGTTAAAAGGTCAAATTGGCATCAGCGTTGATGACCTGATTCGCAGCTCAACTGACTTAGCCACCACATACACTAACCCAAAATTTTATAACAATGTCAACAGAGTTCTAGAAACCACTACAGGGGCGGCATCTAGTTTTACTGAGTTAAGTCAAGATATCCAAGGTTTGACCAAAAGCTTACGCCAACAACTAAACACGTTTTCAGCTACTGCCAATACAGTACAACGATCAACAAATAAACTCAGTGCATCTTCGGCTCAAACTGTCGAACAATTTGGTGTCACAGCAAAAGAATTTAGTTTAACTGCAAATCAAGCAAGACGTTTATTGGGCAACATAGATAACCTGTTAACAACAAATCGTTCTTCGCTGGTGGGCGCTTTGAATAATATCACCGAAACTAGTAATCAACTCCGCGTTACAGTCAACAGTCTATCTCCCACTGTCAATCGATTGAACCAAGGACAACTACTGCAAAACTTAGAAACCCTTTCGACAAATGCAGCGCAAGCATCAGCTAATTTACGCGATGCTTCTAAAACTTTAAATGATCCAAAAAACATTGTGCTACTGCAACAAACCTTGGACTCAGCACGGGTAACATTTGAAAACACCCAAAAACTCACATCGGATTTGGATGAGTTGACTGGTGACCCAGCTTTCCGACAAAATCTTCGACAACTCGTGAATGGTTTAAGTACTTTGGTGTCTTCTACGCAGGAAATGCAGCAGCAAACGCAAGTTGCTACTACTTTAGACTCGGTAAAAGTTGCTGTGAGCAAACCCAATACTATAATTACCAGACCAACACCAAATCAACGAGCAATTATACAGCAGCAAGTGCAGGTTGCTACTACTTTAGATTCGGTAAAAGCTCCTGTGAACAAATCAAATGCTGTAATTCCTACCGTAACTCCAACTCAACAGACGTTCACAACAAATCCAGCATCTACTACTTTTAATAGTGCTGGCACAAAAGAACAACCAATAGTCACTCCATCTACAGCTAACTCATCCCAAGAAGACCTCTTAAAGCAACTGCGGGAGTACGGAAAGCAACGGGAGCAGGATACGGGGAAATAA
- a CDS encoding GNAT family N-acetyltransferase produces MSNFEQHSYGLWLVFADVSYLAGFAGFLPSESAVPSLIYGIHPDVWGNGYATEAAGAVLRYALEQLAFPKVIADVDEPNAASVKVLEKIDMKQTRRSVVKGRPLLYFES; encoded by the coding sequence TTGTCGAACTTTGAACAACACAGCTACGGACTCTGGTTAGTTTTTGCTGATGTTAGCTATCTTGCTGGCTTTGCTGGTTTCCTACCGTCAGAGTCAGCAGTTCCCAGTTTGATTTATGGGATTCATCCGGATGTTTGGGGGAACGGTTACGCAACAGAAGCAGCTGGCGCTGTATTGCGCTACGCTTTAGAACAGCTTGCATTTCCTAAAGTTATAGCAGATGTAGATGAACCAAACGCTGCATCCGTAAAAGTGCTTGAAAAAATAGATATGAAGCAAACGAGGCGTTCTGTAGTTAAGGGACGCCCACTTCTTTACTTTGAAAGTTAG
- a CDS encoding galactose oxidase-like domain-containing protein has translation MTWQLASQNSPILPLHAALLRTGKILFLAGSGNDPTNQNTPNGSAVWDYENDTFVQPTTPINPEGRPVDIFCAGHSFLSDGRLFVAGGTLQYDPFHGLPDALIFDPNTEQWNYNVEWMNYGRWYPTLITLGDGRIFAVSGLDVNGNLAVVPEIYDPSKDTWTKYKATSRLALYAHLFLLSSGKLFYSGACFGGNNGVSPRILTLPTDITQTIIETPVSGLQDINYSNQSASVLLPPAQDQKVLILGGGYNKIATKRVNIVDLNATTPTYTAAPPLNFARMHHNAVILPDRTVFVCNGSGAEENGTQAARTAEIYNPATNTWTVAQTAEVVRLYHSVALLLPDGRVATGGGNPLRVNESGGYNELRLEIYSPAYTSQTRPVIQNAPTVLNYGGTFTIETPQAENIKWVSLIKPMATTHGLDTDQRLVDVPINSRTATSLTVQLTTNPNLAPPSWYMLFITDNAGIPSIATWLQVGVPNPQPQVTVYLNQNFGGISQSFPIGIFRANRGDLNIIGNDTISSIKVPAGLVARFCKNETGGDCVQYGAGNYPNIGTALNDKISFIEVRSTSDRLQVTAASDRNLTGNTQSFPIGTYRANQGGLNIVGNDKISSLRVPVGLIARVCTNADGTGICREFTAGTYVYVGDDLNDKISFIEVRAN, from the coding sequence ATGACTTGGCAATTAGCTTCACAAAACAGTCCAATATTACCTCTACACGCTGCTTTGTTGCGTACAGGAAAAATATTATTTCTTGCTGGTTCAGGCAACGATCCCACGAATCAAAATACCCCGAATGGTAGTGCAGTGTGGGACTATGAAAATGATACGTTTGTTCAACCTACGACTCCCATTAATCCAGAAGGGAGGCCAGTAGACATATTCTGTGCTGGTCATTCCTTCCTATCAGACGGTCGCCTGTTTGTTGCAGGTGGAACATTACAGTATGACCCATTTCACGGTTTGCCAGATGCTCTGATTTTTGACCCCAACACTGAGCAGTGGAACTATAACGTAGAGTGGATGAATTACGGTCGCTGGTACCCGACTCTAATCACACTCGGTGACGGTCGGATCTTTGCTGTATCAGGATTGGATGTCAATGGTAACCTGGCGGTAGTGCCAGAAATATATGACCCGTCCAAGGACACTTGGACAAAATATAAAGCCACTAGCCGTCTTGCGCTCTATGCCCACCTGTTTCTTTTGAGTAGTGGGAAGTTGTTCTATTCAGGTGCTTGCTTTGGGGGTAACAACGGAGTTAGTCCACGCATCCTGACCTTGCCAACAGATATTACCCAAACCATTATAGAAACGCCAGTCAGTGGGTTGCAAGATATAAATTATAGCAACCAATCTGCCAGCGTGCTGCTACCACCAGCCCAAGACCAGAAAGTACTCATCCTTGGCGGTGGGTATAACAAGATAGCCACAAAGCGAGTCAATATTGTTGATTTAAACGCTACTACACCAACTTATACAGCTGCGCCACCACTCAACTTTGCACGGATGCACCACAATGCTGTCATCCTGCCAGATCGCACCGTATTTGTATGTAATGGCTCTGGGGCAGAAGAAAACGGAACTCAAGCAGCACGAACAGCAGAAATTTACAATCCCGCCACAAACACTTGGACAGTTGCACAAACGGCAGAAGTAGTTCGGTTATATCATTCGGTAGCTTTGCTGCTGCCCGATGGGCGAGTGGCTACAGGTGGGGGTAACCCACTACGGGTGAATGAATCAGGCGGATATAATGAACTGCGCTTGGAAATCTACAGTCCAGCTTACACATCACAAACCCGACCAGTGATTCAAAATGCGCCCACAGTTTTGAACTATGGCGGCACATTTACAATTGAGACACCGCAAGCTGAAAACATTAAATGGGTCAGTCTGATCAAACCAATGGCAACTACTCATGGTCTGGATACAGACCAGAGATTAGTGGATGTACCGATTAATTCTCGGACTGCCACTTCCTTGACTGTGCAGCTAACGACTAACCCCAATCTAGCACCACCGTCTTGGTATATGTTGTTTATTACTGATAATGCAGGAATTCCATCAATAGCAACATGGCTGCAAGTTGGTGTTCCCAATCCTCAACCACAAGTAACTGTTTACTTAAATCAAAATTTTGGTGGAATTTCCCAAAGTTTCCCCATCGGGATCTTTAGAGCTAACCGAGGCGACTTAAATATTATCGGTAACGACACTATTAGCTCGATTAAAGTGCCTGCGGGCTTAGTCGCACGCTTTTGTAAAAATGAAACTGGTGGTGATTGCGTTCAGTATGGGGCTGGGAACTACCCAAATATAGGAACGGCTCTCAACGACAAAATATCCTTTATCGAAGTGCGTTCAACGAGCGATCGCCTGCAAGTAACTGCCGCCTCAGACCGGAATTTAACAGGAAATACCCAAAGCTTCCCCATAGGTACATACAGAGCTAATCAAGGTGGCTTAAATATTGTGGGTAACGATAAAATTAGTTCTTTACGCGTACCTGTAGGCTTAATTGCCCGCGTCTGTACCAACGCTGATGGAACTGGGATATGCCGGGAGTTCACGGCTGGTACATACGTTTATGTGGGAGATGACCTCAATGACAAAATATCATTTATTGAGGTTCGGGCAAATTAA